GCAATAGCTTCGACATTCGCTTTGCTGAATGGCCCTACTCTGACAACTCCCACCTAACCGAAAGCGTTCCTATATTGCAAATGACCCCTGGTCGCCACCTTATGGCAGATGGCTCAATATGGGAAGTAGGTACCTTTGAGTTAGAATCTACAGCTTTGACCCACAAATTTACGCAACCAATGCCTCAAACTCCTTACGTGTTTTTAGGCGTGCACAATGCCAATACCACAGAAGCCTTTGCGCTAAGGGCGAGCAACATTAACCAGTATGGCTTTACAGCCATAAAACAGTTTCAAGAGCTCGCTACAAACACAGAAAAAGCAACAGATACCATTTCATACCTAGCAGTTTACGCACCACAAAAAGGTGGTCAAACAGACGATGGTATCCGATATCACCTAGACCAGGTGGAGTTAAACGATCAACCAAAACAAGTCGACACTTTTGATGTGTTTTTACAAGAAGAGCACTCGAAGGATAGTGAAACCACACACACTGACGAAGTGGCTAATGTTTTGAAAGTGGGTAACATGTTATTTGCCCAAGATATCTCATATTATGGTCAAGACACGCATGTCATTCGCGCACATTATGACGCCCACCCAGCGCCAGTACCAACCTACGCAAGCTGTAAAGAAATTGTGGAAAACGACCCAAGCGCATCAAATGGCTTTTATGAAATAGATATTGACGGTTATGGTCCACAGACACCATTTACAACTTACTGTGATAATGAAGCAGGCGGCTGGACACTTGTAGGAATACGCCATGTAAAAGGAATAGATTACTCTGACAAAGTTAATCTTACTAATCGTTTTTACGAAACACAAAATATCACTGGGTTTGATCAAAACTATCACTTGACCGATGCGCAATGGGTTACATTGAAAAACAACTCTAGCGATATAAAATTTATTATGCCAATCAATGGAGCATACGGCATTGCTGAAATTTCAGTGCTCAATGGCGCGAACTGTATTCCTCTATCAGATACTCTGGGGATCACACCCGGCCAAACAGGAAACGCAAGACAGCGACTATTTTGGCATGAGACGAGTGGCTGTAGCGGATCAGGAAGAGATTATTCAATGCTGAATTACAGCAATATTTATGTCATGGGCGGCCTTTATAAAGAGACAAACATTAGTAGCTATGTTTCAGAACAAACTACGTACATTTACGTAAGATAAGCCCATAACTGTTAAAAGGCTGCAAACGCAGCCTCTTGCTAATCGGCAAATAAAGGCGACACCCACCCTTACATTCACTTAGCCAATGAGGCTATGTTCTAAATAGAATTTGAAATACAATATTCTTGGTTCCCCAAAAGCTATGCGCAGCCAGGAGCACACATTTAAGCTCGGAATATTTGAAAATAGACAGGCTAGGACAATACAAAAGCGTCCCCTAGACCGAGTTTGGGTAACTAGATATGTCGGGTCTGTCCGGAGCTAATTCAGAGTAGTACTAGCCCAGTAACCGCTCACACTGAGTCAGATTAACGCGTCGCTTTTTGTTAAGGTGCTCACAGTAATCTGTCATTGCCTGCTTTCGCCCTACAGCACCATGAAACACCTTGGTAAACTGGGAGGTAAGCTTAAGCCAGTTGTCTGGCTCTATTTGCAACCTGGCCAGCAGCGGCTGGCTATCACTTATGTAACCCCGCTTATCGGCACGCATACATCGGCCTGTTAATTCAACCAACTGAATATAATAGGTCAGATCAAACGGGAGACCACTAGGCATATTCGCTCTAGGATTGCCAGCAAAGCGCCTTAAGCTTTTCGGTTGTTTGCCCTGTCGTGCACACTCAATGCGTTTTTTAATGCTGGTATAGTCCGAAGTTTCTGGTGTTTCAGCCATTTTGGCTCTGACTGGGTTCAGGTCAACATAAGCCATACAGGCTGCCAGTGCAGCAGTATCAAGTAAAGCTTGTGACTTGAATCGCCCCTCCCAAAAACGCCCCGTGCAACCATCTTCTTTATTGGCTCTGCGGGCAATGTCTTCATTAAGTACCCGCATAAACCAACTGATGCTTGCAAGCCGAAGTCTGAATTCAGTAATATCAGCCGCCAACATACTGTGCTCAGACTCGCTCAGCTCATTGCCGTTTATGAACTTTTGTGTTAGCCAGTTGCCTTTAAACAACTTATGCCAGCGAATGACTATCGCTTTATCTGATAACCTTTCAGCTTTTTTATCATCGACATACAGCACAATATGCGTATGGTTGCTCATGACCGCGTAGCCACATACTTCGATGCAAAACACTTTTGCCAGCGTCAGTAGTTTTTCTTCTACCCAGTCTCGCCGATGCTCATATGAACGACCTGTGAAGCTGTCTTCGCCGCATAAAAATGCCCGACGTACACATCGGGAAATACAGTGATAATATTTGGTATCGCTTAAGCTAACCTGCTTCTTCCTTGCTGTTGGCATAGTCCATTGTCCTCAATCCTTTGAACGTGTTCTAAGCGTAGACGCCACATCAAAAGTGCGCCATTTTTAGGTGGGTGTCGCTCGTTTTTACTTGGTGTCGCTT
The Pseudoalteromonas viridis DNA segment above includes these coding regions:
- a CDS encoding transposase, which codes for MPTARKKQVSLSDTKYYHCISRCVRRAFLCGEDSFTGRSYEHRRDWVEEKLLTLAKVFCIEVCGYAVMSNHTHIVLYVDDKKAERLSDKAIVIRWHKLFKGNWLTQKFINGNELSESEHSMLAADITEFRLRLASISWFMRVLNEDIARRANKEDGCTGRFWEGRFKSQALLDTAALAACMAYVDLNPVRAKMAETPETSDYTSIKKRIECARQGKQPKSLRRFAGNPRANMPSGLPFDLTYYIQLVELTGRCMRADKRGYISDSQPLLARLQIEPDNWLKLTSQFTKVFHGAVGRKQAMTDYCEHLNKKRRVNLTQCERLLG
- a CDS encoding fibrinogen-like YCDxxxxGGGW domain-containing protein → MSYRLSTLAISLLFATQAHTAQFTLGSITSEWKTQQKQDSQIILPGVVSMNDQDGGTVLVTNHTSNSFDIRFAEWPYSDNSHLTESVPILQMTPGRHLMADGSIWEVGTFELESTALTHKFTQPMPQTPYVFLGVHNANTTEAFALRASNINQYGFTAIKQFQELATNTEKATDTISYLAVYAPQKGGQTDDGIRYHLDQVELNDQPKQVDTFDVFLQEEHSKDSETTHTDEVANVLKVGNMLFAQDISYYGQDTHVIRAHYDAHPAPVPTYASCKEIVENDPSASNGFYEIDIDGYGPQTPFTTYCDNEAGGWTLVGIRHVKGIDYSDKVNLTNRFYETQNITGFDQNYHLTDAQWVTLKNNSSDIKFIMPINGAYGIAEISVLNGANCIPLSDTLGITPGQTGNARQRLFWHETSGCSGSGRDYSMLNYSNIYVMGGLYKETNISSYVSEQTTYIYVR